AGGATAAGTATGATGGGAAAATTACTCTAGTTGATACCTTAGCTAAAAAGCTTATGGAAAAAGGCGTCTATGTGTATAACGGCCCTTCATGGTTCATAATAGCACCACCTCTTGTGATAAATAAGGAAGAGATCGATCAAGGTGTAAACGCACTAGATGAAATACTAAACGAAGCAGATAAGGAATTTGCGGGGTAGCGGACTTTCTCCTCACCCTATTAAGAGGATAATATTCACTCTCAATAGATGAGAAGCTATAAGTATCGACTTTCTCTATTGCAATTAAGGAATTTGCCATCTGCATCTTGGTTAATAAAGCGTACAAACTTAAAGACTTTATGCGAAAAGTTCTTCTACGATGTCGATTGGTAGAAATGTATTAGAAATCATTCCCTCCTTGTGTTTGTAGGCATTACATGCTATGCCTCTAACAATCAAACTGTTGAATAACCGTAGGAGATTATCTTAGTTTAACACATTTTGCACTATAAAGAGAATGTGTAGAGGAACGTAAGTTTTGGAAAAATTCCACAAAGGAAATTATCCTATAATAAATTGGTGTGTCTTTACTTTGTTGTTCTCTAAAACTATGTAAGTTGCGTGGAGTAGTCCTATTCCGTACTCACTACCAGGGTTAATAATTACAGTTTTACCTATTTTATCAAATGCTCTTGACTCATGAATATGACCGTGGATTCCTAATAGTGGTTGAAATTCCTCTTCCAGTTTTCTTATTGCTGTAGAGCCTACATGAGTCATGACAATTTCTCCATTTCTAACTACTGGTTTTAACGTCTTATCTAATAATGGTGCGTTGTCTAGATTTGTACCATAAGGTGGAGCATGAAGGTTAAATATTGTCCTATCTGGATTTTCCACTTTTTCTATCATCTGCTTTAAATTAGAATATATCTGATCTTCCGTCATCTCCCTTGGAGTATTCCAAGGCGTAGGATTTACGTAGCCGAAAGTTACCATTTCATACCCGTTAATATTTACTATCTCTCCCTCACATTTTACTAACCTTTCACTTTTGCTTATAACGTCAAACATGTATAGTGGATCATCATTTCCCAAATTTGTATACACTTTCAAGTTAGTTCCCTTTAACTTCTCCTCTGCTATTTTATCCCACTCTTGTAGTCTTTCCAGTATCACTCGTTTGAATTCTTCATCTAATGCTTTCTTGTTTTCATTTAATTCTACTAATCCTCTCTGATCAACTATCGTATAATAGATTCCAGAGGATTTGTACTTTTTAATAATCTCATCTAGTCCTTCCCTTCCAATTACTTTCTCTTCTACCTTAAACTTGCCGTTCCCAATATCAATTATTGGTATTAATGACTTTCCAGCTAAATCTCCTCCTATGATAAGTACGTCAGCTTTCGTCATTAAACCCGCGTTAAGGAATTTTCTAAAGGCTGTTTCTGAACCATGTAAGTCAGTTGTGAACAATATTTTAACATTTCCCGTGCTATTTGATTCCGGTTTATTCTTTTTAAACAGACCCACAAATCCAACTTACATTAACCATATTTAAAGGTTAATATAAAAAAGTAACAGAAGTTTCATAATTATAGGTGAGAATTATTCAGGCGGTATTTCCTTAAAGATTAAATCTATCTGTATCCCTTTTCTGGTATTAAATATATAAGAGATGACGTATATTATAATTCCACTAGCATATATTATTCCTAATGAGAGTATTGTGGGAAAGTTTATGGGTAATAAAACGGGATTTCCCCAAGTTATATATAGTGCGTAAAGGAGGAAACCAAATACGGGAAATCCTATCAAAGATATTAAAGGTATTTTTCCTATTTTGGTTTTAACTGCAACTGCTTTATCGAAGAAGTCTTTCCTTATAAAGGGCATTAGCGCAGTAGTTAACGCGAAAATCCCATAACTTATTTCGAATACTACGGTCACGTCCACGATTGATATCGTGGGAACGTAAGCGTAAAGCAATAGACCTATTGTGCCAACGATAATGCTAGTTATTGTAGCTTCAAGTGGGATGTGGAATCTCTCATTGACATTTGCTAACCTCTCTGGCATTATTCTATCGAACGCCCACGCAAACAAATATCTAGTTAGGGATATTAACAGCGGAGGCTGACTATAGAAATTAGGCAACCAAAAGGCTATCCACATGATAATGTAAAGAATTATACTATGGTTTACTAATAGAGCGAAGAATGGCGTAAATGTGCCTATTCCACTTAAGTCATTGTAGATCGTATTATTTAATGAGTTAGATGAAATATAAGACCATGATGTTAAGAACCTCTCTCCGAATGCATTAAGGTTGAGATCAGTAAATAAAATGTAATAAATAGCTACGAATAATATCGCACCCACAATTCCTAGTAAGGAATTGTACTTTACTCTTCTCATTTCTCCACTCCATGATGCTGGTAAATTATACCATACATAGTAATACCAGACCACGGGAATTGCCAATAAAGCTCCAGTTGTTGGAGATACAAAGGTTAAACCGTTGGATGTGGCCGTATTTACTACATCGCTATATGCGTCTTTTACTCCAGTAAATGACGATAATGCCGAATAAAATTGGGACGGATGTATAGTTCCTAGGGCAACGAAAGTTACTATTGTTGTTATTATCGACACAATACCAGTAGTAAAAACAAAAGTCCAGCCATATCTACCTACTGATGCAACAACTGCTGATATAGCCAATATTATAATACCTATTATAACGCTTCCTAACGTGGTAGTAAAGAAATTTCCTAAATTTATTAATGTAGAGCTACCATAAAAAAGACCTATGCCAGTAAAAAGATACGCAAACCATTGTCCACCTAAATAACTATATAACCCTAAGGATAAAGCAAAAGCTATCCATAACGCCCAGTAATTAACAAACCCAATTAATGGATGTGACCCCCTCGCGTTAAATACGTAATCTCCACCAGATCTAGGGGTAGATATAGAAGCGATGTAAAAAAGGAATGACATTCCTAATGTGGGAAGAAGAGTTATTAAATAGGATAAGGTCCAATTTGCCCCTGGTGCTAAATAAAGCCATGACACTATTAATATCGGTACTCCTCCAGTTACTAAGCCAAAAGTCGCAAAAAATGACGCCCAAGGACTTACTTCTCTTACTAATCCAGAAGATTGTCTAATAAAGATTGATTGATTTTTATCTGGCATTTGAGTTAATTCTGACGTTAAAGAATTTAAAAGCCTTACTCACACTGAATTATTAAAACACATAAAATTGTTCGACCAAGTATAATAAAATGATTAGGTTTATTTTCTAATATAGTGTAATTTATGTAACTTATATTAATTATATCTAATATTGATTACTTTAGTTATTCAATTTTTCTTCATAAATGAATTTTCTTTAAATTATTTCAGATCATTCTATGAAGAAAAATTGAAGTGATTTACGTTAATCTTAGAGAAAATGATGGTCATACTGATACTATTTCATCTATGCAAAAATTATTGAAAAATATTATAGTTTCAGGCTATAGCCTACACTATCTGAGGTATGTGAGGAGTGTAGACTTGGCTAAATCTCCTCCTCTCTAATAAGGAATTAAAGGATTCAACTATGTTGTTAGTGGAAATATCTTGTAATTCCTTGGAAATAGGGTATCCCACGTTCCAAGAGGGCAAAAAGCAAGATGAGGAGATATCATTCATGCTTCTAAGAATTTAAAGCATTAATTAAAGAATTCATAGTAGACTATCCTTTTGAACTTTGAAAATTACCCATGTTGTTTTTAGAGAATTTATGATCTTATTAATTTTCGGTTTATGATAAATTTACAATAATTTGTAGAATAGTTTTGGCTGTAATAAATTCTATTAGAAGTTTTAAAAATCTTTTATAAAAATAATGTAATGTTTAGGTTAAATTATTTCTTAAATTCACGGATTAGTTTTTAAGTCAAAATCACAAAAAGAACATATGGAAGATAATTTAGATTCCAGCTTACTAGACGCTCCTATTATTAACGTGACTCCTCCAGGACCTAAATCATTGAGATTATTAAAGGAGCAAGAAGAATATGAAACTTCGGCCTTAAACTATCCTAAATACTTTAAGATAGCCATTAACAAAGCTCAAGGTTCCACAGTAGTGGATGCGGATGGTAACGTCTATATAGATATGGTTACTGGTATATCAGTAGTTAACTTAGGGCATAATAATCCATTTATAAGTAAATTTGTTCAAGAACAATTAGGTAAAATATGGCATACTTTAGAAATACCTACAGAAATTAGAGTTAATTTCAGCAAGAAACTGTTGTCAACTTTAGGATTTAAGGCTAAATTGCTATTCACGACAACTGGCGCAGATGCTGTTGAGGCCGCAGTTAAAATAGCTAGATGGGTAACTGGTAAAAAAACCATAATAGCCTTTGAAGGATCTTATCATGGAATAACTGCGGGAACAGTAGGTCTCACTGGGGCTAATAGATATAAAGAATTTACTCAATTTTTTGATAATAGAGTTAGTGTGTGTAGTATCTGAATTATCTCTTTGCGAAGTATAAATTTGTTTCACTAAATTTACTCTAGACTAAACTCATTAAATAACACGCTACGCCACGCGAACCGCGTGAACCTCACCCACCAAGAAATCAGCCATCTCCCTCATAACGTGATAAACCCAAAACTTCAAAAGAGCAGCCTTACCTTGAAGAACACCCCTAGCGCGAATCCCATCACCAAACATCCTCTTCACAGCAGATATCACAACCTCAACCCTCCACCTCTTACCATAACCCCTTTTCCTACTCCAATCACGTGGCGACTCCCTATACTCTAAAATAGTATCACGCCTCCTCGGACTAGCCCTATCCACATTAGCCGACCTCTTAGGCGGAATCACAACCTCAGGAACTAGATCATAAATAGCATTAGAATCATAAGCCTTATCCCCATAAAACTTCGTAACCCTCCCACCCCCTTCACTTACCTCCTTAATTACCTTAACTGCCGACTTAACTTCAGAGTTCTCAACCTCAGCCTTCAAAACCTTCATGGAATTAGCATCAACGTGAACTACTATTTTGAGGAACTTTCCCTTTCCTCCCTTTTTCCACTTTGCCCTTATGTACCTACCTCCTTGTTCAACGCTTATTCCCGTGCCGTCGCTTATTAGTTCTACTTCATCCTTGACTTTGTTGAAGTCTAGTTGCATGTTTTTTAGTCTTAGGTGGATTGTCTTGTAGTCTAGGTATACTGGTATTATTCCCATTTTGTATAGTGCTCTCAGAATTCCCTCTATTTCTCTGTATGTGAAGAATACGTAGAGGAAGGCTAGGAATTGGTTGAACATGAGTGGTGCTTTGTAGGGTCTTGTTTTTGCCTTCTTGTTATCCTCCTCTAGAAGTTCGTACCAATGTTCAAACACGTAGTAGGGGAATATCATCTCGTATCTAGTTATGAGGTTCTCGTCGTACTTTGACCAATCTCTAGTGTATCTCCTTTCCTCAGAGGACATGATTATCATTGGTATTATGCCATTTTAACCTTAACTCTAGAGAAACTCCACAAACTATAATAGAGTTGTCAAATTTCCTTATCCCTATCCATATAGATGCCCATTTAGCGATTGCTTAAACGAAATACTCAACCTCCTAGATTATGCCATATCCAATCCAGGATATCTGGGAGGTGATGTTGCAGGAATTTTAGTTGAACCTGTGCAGGGTGAAGGAGGATACGTAGTACCTCCAAGGGGTTTTCTTAAAGGTTTAAAGGAGATTTCCGAAAAATACTCTATTCCATTAATAGTAGATGAAGTACAAACTGGGATGGGAAGAACTGGAAAGATGTGGGCTTATCAATGGGAAAATATAGAGCCAGATATCGTATGCATTTCTAAAGCAATAGGGGAGGGAATTCCAGTTTCTATGGTAGCGTATAAGCAAGATTTTGATAAACTGCCCACTGGATTTCATTTAGGTACGTATAGAGGAAATCCTTTAGGATTAGCTGCGGGATTGGGCGCATTAGAATTCATAGAGAGGTATAATATTCTTTCAAGAGTTCAAAATCTAGGAAATAAAATTTTGAATGAATTAAAAGAGATCAAAAATCCACATGTGGGAGACATAAGAGGATTAGGTTTTATGGTTGGGATAGAACTAGTCAAAGATGGGAAAGAACCTTGGAGTGAAGGCAGTAAGAGAGTTATAGATGAGGCATTAAAGAGGGGACTATTAGTGTACAAGGCAGGAAGGTGGGATAATGTGATAAGATTAATGCCTCCTTTAACTATTCCAGAAAGCCTTCTTGATAAATCATTAGAAATTTTAAAAGATGTGATTCAATCCTTATAAACTGTTTTTGGAAACTATTTAATTCAATGGTTTTTAAAGCTTATATAGTAATTTAAATTTATATGTTAATGCCATGACAAGCTCCAAAAAGTCAGTTTTCCTAAGGGAATCCTCTGGTTTAGTAAGAGAATTCAGTATAATAGATGCCTTATGGTTTAATATAGCCTTGCTAGGATTACTATTTTCCACATATTATATAGCCTCTACTGGTCCACTAGTTGGTGGGAATCCTATCTTGGGATTGATATTACCGTTGTTAGGATTTTTCTTGGTTGGTATGATATTCGCATATGTTGGCTCCAAAATCCCTAGGGTTGCCGCAGATTACGTCTATGTGAGTAGAAATCTTCATCCAGCAATTGGCTTCGTAGGTAATGCAGGTTACTTTTTAGCTACAGTACCACTATTTATGGGTATAACTGGCATAACCTTACAGACCTTCGGATTAATACCCCTATTGACTATCTTAGGCTATTACACTCATAATCCATCTTTAATAGCGATAGGAGCACAAATAGATAGCAATCCCTATTTAATAATGGCAATAGGTGCTGTAGAGATACATTATAATGTCTTTAATTCCAATTTTTGGAAATAAAATATACAGAGCCTTTCAATGGGTAGCAATACCACTAGCTCTAATAGCGGCTATAGGAATGATAATAGTTGAAGCAACAGTTCCCTCTTCGCTAGCAATACAAAGACTGAATAGTTTTGCGTTAGCCTACGCTAATGTTTCAAATCTTTACGCTAATGTTTCCTCGTCTAACGTTATGGTACCAGCATATAATAGTATCTATAACATTATTTCGTTAAACCCAGTGTATGTAGTGGGTTTCTCATATATCATTAATACTGTTTATATTGCAGGAGAAGTTAGAAATCCTAAAAGAAGTATGCCTATTAGCATTTTAGGTACACTGATTATAACGGGAATTCTATTCACATCAGCATTGGCGTTAGAATATTATCAATTTAGTTATGACTTTACTGCTAAAATGATGTACTTAAGTATAGTTCAAGGCACTCTGCCAATACCTACACCTTACTTAGATTTATTGGAAGGTGTTGCAAGTGGAAATATTGTACTCGGAGTATTATTTTCCTTAGCTAGCATAATACAATTACTAATGTATTTGTCCGCAGCATCTTTCGTAGGTAGTAGACTGCTTTTCTCATACGCTATGGACAGAATAATGCCAGACTTCGTTGGTGATGTTAGTGAGAAAAGGCACGTGCCAATTAAAGCAATATTATTAGCTATGATCTCTGGTCTCATAGGTCTATTAGTGTTTACTTTACCAGTAACGTCAGCAGGAGCTTTCCTACTTTCAAGTGTTGCGGTTGCAATTTTAATGCTCTTCCCTATGGCTGTGTTGTCCATAGCTGTTTTGAAAACTGAAAAGGGAGATAACAGAATAAGGGTAGTTGCATCTATAGCTATAATCTATCTGATCTTTACTTTCTATCAATATTTGACTGTGCCTGCAATAGGAGCAGATTCTATAGTTGGTTACGGTATACTTGCAGCCTCAATAGCTATTCTCTTCATAATATTTTACGTTGCTAAATTTATAAGAGGAAAGCAAGGTATAGATTTCAATTTAATATTCAAAGAAATTCCTCCGGAGTGATTAGTCAAGAGGATTTCAATGTCTTAGGACTAATTTAAGGTATCGCATAACCATTGGATCTATTATTTTTAGATAAGTTCCCCCTTTTCTTTTTCCCATGTATTCTTGTTAAGGTTTTGTTCGTATGATATTTCTAATCTTTCTTATTTTGGTGTAAGTAGTGGAAAGGAATTTTGTTCACAAGTTATAGAAACTTTATGGTAAAAAGAAAACAGTTTTTCACGGCAGTTTTTGGAATTCTTTTCGTGTTTAGTACAGATCTTATTGCATGATTATTATATCGTAGTCTGATACTTTGCTTTTTAGGTAGTTTACTTGGTTTGCTAGAAATCTTTTTATCTGTGACCTTTTTCCTATTATTTCTGCTATTCTTTCTACGTCTTCTCCTTCGAATGAATCTTGTTTTCTTGATGGTAGTTTTTCTGGTTTTATGTAGATAAATCACAATTTGTGGGTACCGCAAATTGACGGAACCAGCAAAAATTTAAGCCTATTGCAATTAAAGAAAACGCAACCACAATAATGACAATATAAAATTACAAAATATCTATTTCTCTAGTTCTCGTCAACAAATAGTTACGCACCAAAATATAAAATATTTTATCAGTGAGCTAATGACCGTGGAATTGCTCATAACTTATAACATATCACTACTCATGTAGAGAGAGAATTATAAATACAGAAATAGTAAAATATTTCAAAAACTTTACAAAATTTACTTTTAATACTGAGTTTGTAGTTCATAAGTTTAATGATAATACGCTCATTCCCTCATAAATTATGTTTGCCGCTAACATACTAGTAATTTCACTTACATCGTAAGGTGGTGAAACTTCTACAACATCAAATCCAACTAACTTGTCGAACCTTAAGCGCCTAACTATTTCTATAATCTCAAAGCTTGTTAAACCTCCAACTTCTGGTGTTCCAGTGCCTGGCGCAAATGCGGGATCAACTACATCTATATCAATAGAAATGTAAGTGGGCCCTGTTAGGGAATTAATTTCTTTAATTACTGCATCTATATTATTTTTCAAATCTCTAATAGTAAAGCTACTTACTCCTAATCTTTCTTTATCTTTAAGATCTTCTTTAGAAAAAGTAGAAGCTCTAATACCAGCTTGTACGGCGTTTTTAATTAAACTCTCTTCAATTGCTCTCCTTAACCATGTACCATGTGTGTACTTCTTTCCCCAGTATGAGTCCCAGAAATCGTAATGAGAATCAAAATGGACAATATTTACTTTCCCATATTTCCTATATATAGCCCTTAAAATTGGTAAAGTAATTGAATGATCGCCTCCAGCTATAAACGGTACCATATCTTTGGCGGATATAATTTCATAAAGGTTATTTTGTATTACATTCATGGTGTCCTCTATATATCCTGGAACAATATTCACATCACCTAAATCGCAAGCGTTCAGCTTATCAAAAGGATATGTATCCAGAAACTGATTATAAGGTCTTAAGAGCCTAGATCCTTGTCTTATTCCCATTGGTCCAAACCTGGCTCCAGGTCTATAAGTTGTAGCGTCATCAAAAGGTATTCCTAAGAACGCAGCTTTAATTTCCTCATCCTTGGCACATAAGGGTAATCTAGCAAATGTGGAAACTTGCGTGAAACGAGGAGACTTTAAAGCATCTATTTGTCTCATAACTAAACATCGGATTATGAACTTTTTAAATTAACGTATTTTGAATGTTAGCACCAAACGACTTTTTAAACAAACTCATGGGTGTATTAACAAGGAGCCTTTCAGGTTTCCTTTGTAAATCGTAATTGATCAATCTATACTAGATAATTAAAATTGATCTATCATATTCAGTAATACTTTTAAGGAGTCCAGAATGATACCATATTACGATATTGTGTAATAGTCAGACCACGTATTAACTCCTCCAATAGTATCCATATATTTATCATTATCTATACGAGTGAGATAGTGTGTGTAGTATCTGAATTATCTCTTTGCGAAGTATAAATTTGTTTCACTAAATTTACTCTAGACTAAACTCATTAAATAACACGCTACGCCACGCGAACCGCGTGAACCTCACCCACCAAGAAATCAGCCATCTCCCTCATAACGTGATAAACCCAAAACTTCAAAAGAGCAGCCTTACCTTGAAGAACACCCCTAGCGCGAATCCCATCACCAAACATCCTCTTCACAGCAGATATCACAACCTCAACCCTCCACCTCTTACCATAACCCCTTTTCCTACTCCAATCACGTGGCGACTCCCTATACTCTAAAATAGTATCACGCCTCCTCGGACTAGCCCTATCCACATTAGCCGACCTCTTAGGCGGAATCACAACCTCAGGAACTAGATCATAAATAGCATTAGAATCATAAGCCTTATCCCCATAAAACTTCGTAACCCTCCCACCCCCTTCACTTACCTCCTTAATTACCTTAACTGCCGACTTAACTTCAGAGTTCTCAACCTCAGCCTTCAAAACCTTCATGGAATTAGCATCAACGTGAACTACTATTTTGAGGAACTTTCCCTTTCCTCCCTTTTTCCACTTTGCCCTTATGTACCTACCTCCTTGTTCAACGCTTATTCCCGTGCCGTCGCTTATTAGTTCTACTTCATCCTTGACTTTGTTGAAGTCTAGTTGCATGTTTTTTAGTCTTAGGTGGATTGTCTTGTAGTCTAGGTATACTGGTATTATTCCCATTTTGTATAGTGCTCTCAGAATTCCCTCTATTTCTCTGTATGTGAAGAATACGTAGAGGAAGGCTAGGAATTGGTTGAACATGAGTGGTGCTTTGTAGGGTCTTGTTTTTGCCTTCTTGTTATCCTCCTCTAGAAGTTCGTACCAATGTTCAAACACGTAGTAGGGGAATATCATCTCGTATCTAGTTATGAGGTTCTCGTCGTACTTTGACCAATCTCTAGTGTATCTCCTTTCCTCAGAGGACATGATTATCATTGGTATTATGCCATTTTAACCTTAACTCTAGAGAAACTCCACAAACTACGAGTGAGATGACTTTACTCAATTAATTTTATATTGAATAATAAGAAATAAAATACAATCTGCAAAGGAAACTTGAATTGCCTCTATGATTACTGTCCAACTATTTGTTTTCTGTTACAGATAAATACATGTATACAAAAAGAGTATATTATCTATTATTTCTTGTTCATTGTCAATGACTTCGTTAACCTTTTTTGATCTATGAAATAGTGCAGAAAATTTTCCGTATAAGTCTCTAAAAATGTGATAAACCTCAATACAATCAATATTAAGATCAAACTTCTTGCAAAATTCTATTGTCTTCTTCTCCCATGCTTTCCCTCTATATTTATTGATACTTTCTGAAAATTCTTTACAACCATCTTTACAATTTTTATGTTCACAAATATCTTTGCATTTTTCAAATATCATTTTCTTAACGTATTCATCTATCTTTGTAATTCTCTCGTATAGTCCTCTAAAATCTGCTCCTATCATTAATAATTGTTCTGGTGATACTTTGACACTATGTGAAACAGACTCTATATTTTTAATAATTTCCCTTATTTTTTCATCAGTCGATAATTTTGCCATATTAATTACATGTTGTCTATTTATACCACATTTAGTGAGTAAGTTTCTCGTTCTCTCCAAGCTTCATCACTATTTCGATGACATTGTTTAGAGTTTCTTCATTAATATCACCATGATCTGCTAATCTAATAAAATAACCATTCCCAATTTGCTTTATCCATGATGAGAAATAAAGTCCTTTACAAAAATGCGGGCAGAAAGCTTCGCCTTTTTTAAGGCGGAGATGAATGCCCGCGTAATGTTTTTAAACAGTTTCTTCAGAAATAAGCATGTGCTGAGGGCTTCAGAGCGAGCTACCCGTGAGGGTAGTTCCATCGAGGAGGAGATCGTGACAATCAAAAATGAAGATCTACTCCTCGGCTCTGGAGCCCTTAGCAGAACGCTATTTGGCTGGTAAGAGGTTAGTTGATGAAGCAAAAAGACTGGGTGCTAACTACATAGTCCTAGAGGATCTGAATAAGATGATTTCTCATGTGAAGGGGTTGAAGAAGAATTATAGGGAGAAACTATATTTGATGCAATATAGACGTGTTCAACAATGGGTTGAGTGGCAGGCTAAGAAGCATGGATTAAACGTAATATACATTAAACCAGCGTATAGTTCAACTACTTGTCCCAAGTGTGGAGAAAAAATGGTTGAAAGTAATTATCGTACACTTAAGTGTGTAAAATGTGGTTTTGAGGATCATCGTGATTTCGTAGCAGTGTATAATCTTTGTGCGAGGGG
The nucleotide sequence above comes from Sulfolobus tengchongensis. Encoded proteins:
- a CDS encoding metallophosphoesterase family protein, whose amino-acid sequence is MGLFKKNKPESNSTGNVKILFTTDLHGSETAFRKFLNAGLMTKADVLIIGGDLAGKSLIPIIDIGNGKFKVEEKVIGREGLDEIIKKYKSSGIYYTIVDQRGLVELNENKKALDEEFKRVILERLQEWDKIAEEKLKGTNLKVYTNLGNDDPLYMFDVISKSERLVKCEGEIVNINGYEMVTFGYVNPTPWNTPREMTEDQIYSNLKQMIEKVENPDRTIFNLHAPPYGTNLDNAPLLDKTLKPVVRNGEIVMTHVGSTAIRKLEEEFQPLLGIHGHIHESRAFDKIGKTVIINPGSEYGIGLLHATYIVLENNKVKTHQFIIG
- a CDS encoding APC family permease, whose protein sequence is MPDKNQSIFIRQSSGLVREVSPWASFFATFGLVTGGVPILIVSWLYLAPGANWTLSYLITLLPTLGMSFLFYIASISTPRSGGDYVFNARGSHPLIGFVNYWALWIAFALSLGLYSYLGGQWFAYLFTGIGLFYGSSTLINLGNFFTTTLGSVIIGIIILAISAVVASVGRYGWTFVFTTGIVSIITTIVTFVALGTIHPSQFYSALSSFTGVKDAYSDVVNTATSNGLTFVSPTTGALLAIPVVWYYYVWYNLPASWSGEMRRVKYNSLLGIVGAILFVAIYYILFTDLNLNAFGERFLTSWSYISSNSLNNTIYNDLSGIGTFTPFFALLVNHSIILYIIMWIAFWLPNFYSQPPLLISLTRYLFAWAFDRIMPERLANVNERFHIPLEATITSIIVGTIGLLLYAYVPTISIVDVTVVFEISYGIFALTTALMPFIRKDFFDKAVAVKTKIGKIPLISLIGFPVFGFLLYALYITWGNPVLLPINFPTILSLGIIYASGIIIYVISYIFNTRKGIQIDLIFKEIPPE
- a CDS encoding transposase; protein product: MSSEERRYTRDWSKYDENLITRYEMIFPYYVFEHWYELLEEDNKKAKTRPYKAPLMFNQFLAFLYVFFTYREIEGILRALYKMGIIPVYLDYKTIHLRLKNMQLDFNKVKDEVELISDGTGISVEQGGRYIRAKWKKGGKGKFLKIVVHVDANSMKVLKAEVENSEVKSAVKVIKEVSEGGGRVTKFYGDKAYDSNAIYDLVPEVVIPPKRSANVDRASPRRRDTILEYRESPRDWSRKRGYGKRWRVEVVISAVKRMFGDGIRARGVLQGKAALLKFWVYHVMREMADFLVGEVHAVRVA
- the speB gene encoding agmatinase, whose product is MRQIDALKSPRFTQVSTFARLPLCAKDEEIKAAFLGIPFDDATTYRPGARFGPMGIRQGSRLLRPYNQFLDTYPFDKLNACDLGDVNIVPGYIEDTMNVIQNNLYEIISAKDMVPFIAGGDHSITLPILRAIYRKYGKVNIVHFDSHYDFWDSYWGKKYTHGTWLRRAIEESLIKNAVQAGIRASTFSKEDLKDKERLGVSSFTIRDLKNNIDAVIKEINSLTGPTYISIDIDVVDPAFAPGTGTPEVGGLTSFEIIEIVRRLRFDKLVGFDVVEVSPPYDVSEITSMLAANIIYEGMSVLSLNL
- a CDS encoding zinc ribbon domain-containing protein; protein product: MKIYSSALEPLAERYLAGKRLVDEAKRLGANYIVLEDLNKMISHVKGLKKNYREKLYLMQYRRVQQWVEWQAKKHGLNVIYIKPAYSSTTCPKCGEKMVESNYRTLKCVKCGFEDHRDFVAVYNLCARGSLTLLSAPQMRDVTPNR